In a genomic window of Desulfuromonadales bacterium:
- a CDS encoding septal ring lytic transglycosylase RlpA family protein, with amino-acid sequence MVMQRCYPRVRLLPAALALSLFVAGCGVSPPVREIRPAPPLEAPVATPPAAMPVLPLPGEEPGTVPPAEASVPTVAEAAPAEIPAPTPDPPPAAAIAPAREEGMQGIASYYAKRFNGRPTTSGIPYDPNKLTAAHQSLPFGTKVKVVNLANGREVTVTVNDRCRKRTFPFIDLSRAAAERLGFFGKGITKVRIIPMPGGEQ; translated from the coding sequence ATGGTTATGCAGCGATGCTACCCCAGGGTCCGGCTGCTGCCGGCTGCTCTCGCTTTGTCGCTGTTCGTCGCCGGCTGCGGGGTTTCGCCGCCAGTGCGGGAAATCCGCCCGGCTCCGCCCCTGGAAGCACCGGTCGCGACCCCGCCGGCCGCCATGCCCGTCCTGCCGCTGCCCGGCGAGGAGCCTGGCACGGTCCCGCCGGCCGAAGCTTCGGTTCCGACGGTTGCCGAGGCGGCTCCCGCCGAAATCCCGGCGCCAACCCCCGATCCCCCGCCGGCGGCGGCGATCGCACCGGCCCGGGAAGAGGGGATGCAGGGAATCGCTTCCTACTACGCCAAACGCTTCAACGGCCGCCCTACCACCTCGGGCATCCCCTACGACCCGAACAAGCTCACCGCCGCCCACCAGTCTCTCCCCTTCGGCACCAAGGTGAAGGTGGTGAACCTGGCCAACGGCCGGGAGGTCACGGTCACCGTCAACGACCGCTGCCGCAAGCGCACCTTCCCCTTCATCGACCTCTCGCGGGCGGCGGCGGAGCGCCTCGGCTTCTTCGGCAAGGGGATTACGAAGGTGCGGATCATCCCCATGCCCGGCGGAGAGCAATAG
- a CDS encoding rhomboid family intramembrane serine protease, whose protein sequence is MFLPIGDTPNPRGVPYVNYLLIGVNVGVFLLISLPLTFTRPDLNDPLLFEYLRAVGDRGGIPAQAILQQLSAYDLFIFRYGYRPSDPSLTTLFTAMFLHGGWLHLVGNMLFLWIYGDNVENRLGRVGYLLAYLGSGVAATLFFAVFVPGSDVPMVGASGAISGVLGLYYLWFPRNQIKVFIFLFPFIMNTFLLPARLVLGLYLLVDNLVPFLVNSGAATGVAHGAHIGGFVAGLALASGIERLGKGGR, encoded by the coding sequence ATGTTTCTTCCCATCGGCGATACCCCGAACCCGCGCGGGGTCCCCTACGTCAACTATCTGCTGATCGGTGTCAACGTCGGCGTCTTCCTGCTGATTTCGCTGCCGCTCACCTTCACCCGGCCCGACCTGAACGACCCGCTGCTGTTCGAGTACCTGCGGGCCGTCGGCGACCGGGGAGGCATCCCGGCGCAGGCGATTCTGCAGCAGCTTTCCGCTTACGACCTGTTCATTTTCCGCTACGGCTACCGTCCGTCCGATCCGTCCCTCACCACTCTGTTCACCGCCATGTTTCTGCATGGCGGCTGGCTGCACCTGGTGGGGAACATGCTCTTTCTCTGGATTTACGGCGACAATGTCGAGAATCGTCTCGGCCGCGTCGGCTATCTGCTGGCCTACCTTGGCAGCGGCGTGGCTGCGACCCTTTTCTTCGCCGTCTTCGTGCCGGGGTCCGATGTCCCCATGGTGGGGGCCTCGGGCGCTATTTCGGGAGTTCTGGGATTATACTACCTCTGGTTCCCCCGCAACCAGATCAAGGTCTTCATTTTCCTTTTCCCCTTCATCATGAACACCTTCCTCCTCCCGGCCCGGCTGGTGCTCGGCCTCTACCTGCTGGTGGACAACCTTGTCCCCTTCCTCGTCAACAGCGGGGCCGCCACGGGGGTGGCGCATGGCGCCCACATCGGCGGCTTCGTCGCCGGGCTGGCGCTGGCATCCGGTATCGAACGGCTGGGAAAAGGAGGTAGGTGA
- a CDS encoding trimeric intracellular cation channel family protein encodes MNLLYFLDLIGTAAFAASGAWAGIRREMDLFGVLVLGLVTATGGGTLRDMLLGDSPPFCLQDETYLYIAAAVALLVFLLHRRLEFLQHPLLYFDAVGLGTFVVIGTGKALTFHLGFLGAVLMGVMTATAGGVVRDVLSNQVPLILRKEIYASACLAGAVLLVLLQRTPLPAPLAALTAALTVITVRLLAIRYNWSLPKAAA; translated from the coding sequence TTGAATCTGCTTTATTTCCTCGACCTCATCGGTACCGCCGCTTTCGCCGCCTCGGGAGCCTGGGCCGGCATTCGGCGCGAGATGGACCTCTTTGGCGTGCTGGTGCTCGGCCTCGTTACCGCTACCGGCGGCGGCACCCTGCGGGACATGCTGCTGGGCGACTCGCCGCCCTTTTGCCTCCAGGACGAAACCTATCTCTATATCGCCGCGGCCGTCGCCCTGCTCGTCTTCCTGCTGCACCGCCGACTGGAATTCCTCCAGCATCCGCTGCTCTATTTCGACGCCGTCGGGCTGGGCACCTTCGTCGTGATCGGCACCGGCAAGGCCCTCACTTTCCATCTCGGCTTCCTCGGCGCCGTCCTTATGGGCGTAATGACCGCCACCGCCGGCGGGGTGGTGCGCGACGTCCTCTCCAACCAGGTTCCGCTGATCCTGCGCAAGGAGATCTACGCCTCGGCCTGCCTGGCCGGCGCCGTCCTGCTGGTGCTGTTGCAGCGCACCCCCCTGCCGGCGCCACTGGCCGCCCTGACCGCCGCTCTGACGGTGATCACGGTAAGACTGCTCGCCATCCGTTATAATTGGTCCCTGCCCAAAGCGGCGGCCTGA
- a CDS encoding fumarylacetoacetate hydrolase family protein — MHSVRLLGTPKTFRVGKIVCLGRNYHEHIRELGNEVPEQPVIFIKPATSIIGDGEAVVIPPYSRDCHHEVELAVLIGKWGKNIPETEAMEHVAGYGVAIDLTLRDVQNELKKKGLPWEIAKGFDTACPLSDFVPATDIADPHDLRLSLLVNGTLRQDSSTALMMRRIETTIHHMSTIFTLEEGDIILTGTPAGVGPVAAGDRMTAEIEAVGRLEVSVR, encoded by the coding sequence ATGCACTCCGTCCGTTTGCTCGGCACACCGAAGACCTTCCGGGTGGGCAAGATCGTCTGCCTGGGCCGCAATTACCATGAGCACATCCGGGAGCTCGGCAACGAGGTCCCCGAGCAGCCCGTCATCTTCATCAAGCCCGCTACCAGCATCATCGGCGACGGCGAAGCGGTGGTCATCCCGCCCTATTCCCGCGACTGCCACCACGAGGTCGAACTGGCGGTACTGATCGGCAAATGGGGGAAAAACATCCCCGAGACCGAGGCGATGGAGCATGTGGCCGGCTACGGGGTGGCCATCGACCTCACCCTGCGCGACGTCCAGAACGAGCTGAAAAAGAAGGGGCTCCCCTGGGAGATCGCCAAGGGGTTCGATACCGCCTGCCCTCTCTCCGATTTCGTCCCCGCCACCGACATCGCCGACCCGCATGACCTGCGCCTCAGCCTGCTGGTGAACGGGACGCTGCGCCAGGATTCTTCCACCGCCCTGATGATGCGGCGCATCGAAACAACCATCCATCACATGTCGACCATCTTCACCCTGGAGGAGGGAGACATCATCCTCACCGGCACCCCGGCCGGAGTCGGTCCGGTTGCGGCCGGCGACCGCATGACGGCGGAAATCGAGGCGGTCGGCCGCCTGGAGGTCAGCGTCCGATGA
- a CDS encoding Rossmann-like and DUF2520 domain-containing protein → MKKRIVLIGPGRLGMTVTRLLAEAGHEIRAIIGRDGSRAAAAARFVGRPGIGTTDLTRVREGKLVLIALPDDHIGEMAARLRREGHLAPGTVLVHFSGIHPAAILLGEEGPFLHALAIHPLQSFADAVMGVRQLPGSPCSVEGEEALLPLAEGLIADLGGIPFRITAEHKALYHAAACVASNYLVTLVDTASEIMAACGFGREDAFHLLTPLLRGTGKNLSALGPELALTGPIARGDLRTVRKHLQALTELPPDISEIYRVLGQRTVALAKRRGTLEQGTGEKILKILEERH, encoded by the coding sequence ATGAAAAAAAGGATTGTTCTCATCGGTCCCGGCCGCCTGGGCATGACGGTGACCCGCCTGCTGGCGGAGGCCGGGCACGAGATCCGCGCCATCATCGGCCGTGACGGGAGCCGGGCGGCAGCGGCGGCCCGTTTCGTCGGCCGCCCCGGCATCGGTACCACCGATCTCACCCGGGTGCGGGAGGGGAAGCTGGTCCTGATCGCCCTGCCCGACGACCATATCGGCGAGATGGCTGCCCGCCTGCGCCGCGAAGGGCATCTGGCGCCGGGAACGGTCCTGGTGCATTTCAGCGGCATTCACCCGGCCGCCATCCTCCTGGGCGAGGAGGGGCCGTTCCTCCATGCGCTCGCCATTCACCCCCTGCAGAGTTTTGCCGATGCCGTCATGGGCGTACGCCAGCTGCCCGGCAGCCCATGTTCCGTGGAAGGTGAGGAAGCGTTGCTGCCGTTGGCGGAAGGTCTGATCGCCGACCTCGGCGGCATCCCTTTCCGTATCACGGCGGAGCACAAGGCCCTCTACCACGCTGCCGCCTGCGTCGCCTCCAACTACCTGGTCACCCTGGTCGATACCGCCAGCGAAATCATGGCCGCCTGCGGCTTCGGCCGCGAGGACGCCTTCCACCTCCTTACACCGCTGCTGCGCGGAACCGGCAAAAACCTCTCCGCCCTCGGCCCCGAACTGGCCCTCACCGGCCCCATTGCCCGCGGCGATCTGCGCACCGTGCGCAAGCATCTGCAGGCGCTGACCGAGCTGCCGCCGGATATCAGCGAAATTTACCGGGTTCTGGGACAGAGGACGGTGGCGCTGGCGAAAAGGAGGGGGACGCTGGAGCAGGGGACAGGGGAGAAAATCCTCAAAATTCTGGAAGAAAGGCACTAG
- the nfi gene encoding deoxyribonuclease V (cleaves DNA at apurinic or apyrimidinic sites): protein MDIPCLHDWSMGFREAVALQRELAGRVLLADCLPRPLRTVAGVDVSYEKHGDLFFAAVVVLSFPELEPVEEASAVSRVTFPYIPGLLSFRELPVVLEAFRSLRTLPDAVLVDGQGIAHPRRLGIASHLGLWLGLPTLGCAKSRLCGEHPTPGARRGDQVPLILDGERIGTVLTTRDRVKPLFVSPGHMTDIAAATELALACARRYRMPEPTRLAHQLTNKLRREAKG from the coding sequence ATGGACATTCCGTGCCTGCATGACTGGTCGATGGGCTTCCGCGAGGCCGTCGCCCTGCAGCGGGAGCTGGCCGGCCGCGTGCTGCTGGCCGACTGTCTGCCCCGGCCGCTGCGAACCGTCGCCGGGGTGGACGTCTCTTACGAAAAGCACGGCGACCTCTTCTTTGCCGCCGTGGTGGTTCTCTCCTTTCCTGAACTCGAGCCGGTGGAAGAAGCCTCTGCCGTCAGCCGGGTCACCTTTCCCTATATTCCCGGTCTCCTCTCCTTCCGCGAACTGCCTGTCGTTCTCGAAGCATTCCGCAGCCTGCGCACTCTCCCCGACGCGGTTCTGGTCGATGGCCAGGGCATCGCCCACCCGCGCCGCCTGGGGATCGCCAGCCACCTCGGCCTCTGGCTCGGCCTGCCGACCCTGGGTTGTGCCAAGAGCCGTCTCTGCGGAGAACATCCGACGCCCGGGGCCCGCCGGGGCGACCAGGTGCCGTTGATCCTCGACGGGGAGCGCATCGGTACCGTCCTGACGACCCGGGACCGGGTCAAACCCCTCTTTGTTTCGCCCGGCCACATGACCGATATCGCCGCCGCCACAGAACTGGCCCTGGCCTGCGCCCGGCGCTACCGGATGCCCGAGCCGACGCGTCTTGCCCACCAGCTGACGAACAAGCTCAGGCGGGAGGCGAAGGGCTGA
- the ppdK gene encoding pyruvate, phosphate dikinase — protein MSAKFVYFFGDGKAEGKGEMKNLLGGKGANLAEMTAIGLPVPPGFTITTEVCVEFYKNNRQYPAELKGQVDENLKKIEQLMGKKFGDPKNPLLVSVRSGARASMPGMMDTVLNLGLNDQTIQGVIAQSGDPRFAYDAYRRFIQMYSDVVMEMEKEDLDHLMDQMKEQRGVKNDTELTADDLKQLVGLFKNKVKEALGRDFPQDPQEQLWGAIGAVFGSWMNPRAITYRKLNNIPADWGTAVNVQSMVFGNMGNDCATGVAFTRNPSTGENVFFGEFLVNAQGEDVVAGIRTPQPINKVGGDGSLPSMEEVMPESYAQLMKIQQTLEKHYRDMQDIEFTIEKGKLYMLQTRNGKRTARAAVKVAVDMVREGLISDREAVLRVQPEQLDQLLHPSLDPRAAKDVIAKGLPASPGAVNGEVVFSADEAEAAAKIGLKVILVRVETSPEDIHGMHAAQGILTARGGMTSHAAVVARGMGKCCVAGCGDIKVDYKSQQFVARGGVVVRKGDIITLDGSTGEVMKGAVPTVQPALTGDFGTLMEWVDKFRRLRVRTNADTPHDSKVARGFGAEGIGLCRTEHMFFEGERIMAVREMILADDLEGRKRALSKILPMQKGDFLGIFREMKGLPVTIRLLDPPLHEFLPHTDKDINELAAVMKVQAATLKHKAEFLHEFNPMLGHRGCRLGITFPEIYDMQVQAIMEAACELVKEEGYEIVPEIMIPLVGEVKELAILRTNAVRVANEVIGRYGVKVEYLIGTMIELPRAALTADKIAAEAEFFSFGTNDLTQTTYGLSRDDAGKFLPFYVEREIFPSDPFVALDQAGVGLLVQMGCEKGRATRPKIKLGICGEHGGEPSSVIFCHKIGLDYVSCSPFRVPIARLAAAHAALLEK, from the coding sequence ATGAGTGCCAAGTTCGTGTATTTCTTCGGCGACGGGAAGGCCGAAGGCAAGGGGGAGATGAAAAACCTGCTCGGCGGCAAAGGGGCCAACCTGGCGGAAATGACCGCTATCGGCCTGCCGGTGCCGCCGGGTTTCACCATCACCACCGAGGTCTGCGTCGAATTCTACAAGAACAATCGCCAATACCCGGCCGAGCTCAAGGGGCAGGTGGACGAGAACCTGAAGAAGATCGAGCAGCTCATGGGAAAGAAGTTCGGCGATCCGAAAAATCCGCTGCTCGTCTCGGTGCGCTCCGGCGCCCGGGCCTCGATGCCGGGGATGATGGACACCGTCCTCAACCTCGGCCTCAACGACCAGACGATTCAGGGGGTGATCGCCCAGAGCGGCGATCCCCGTTTCGCCTATGATGCCTATCGGCGCTTCATCCAGATGTATTCCGACGTGGTCATGGAGATGGAGAAGGAGGACCTCGACCATCTCATGGACCAGATGAAGGAGCAGCGCGGGGTCAAGAACGATACCGAGCTTACGGCCGACGACCTGAAGCAACTGGTCGGGCTGTTCAAGAACAAGGTCAAGGAAGCCCTCGGCCGCGATTTCCCCCAGGACCCGCAGGAGCAGCTCTGGGGGGCGATCGGCGCCGTCTTCGGTTCCTGGATGAATCCCCGCGCCATCACCTACCGCAAGCTCAACAACATCCCCGCCGACTGGGGGACGGCGGTCAACGTCCAGTCGATGGTCTTCGGCAACATGGGTAACGACTGCGCCACCGGTGTCGCCTTCACCCGCAACCCCTCCACCGGCGAAAACGTCTTCTTCGGCGAATTCCTGGTCAACGCCCAGGGCGAGGACGTGGTGGCCGGCATCCGCACCCCGCAGCCGATCAACAAGGTGGGCGGCGACGGCTCCCTCCCCTCGATGGAAGAAGTGATGCCGGAGAGCTACGCCCAGCTGATGAAGATCCAGCAGACCCTGGAGAAGCATTACCGGGACATGCAGGACATCGAGTTCACCATCGAGAAGGGCAAGCTCTACATGCTGCAGACCCGCAACGGCAAGCGCACCGCCCGGGCGGCGGTGAAGGTGGCCGTCGACATGGTCAGGGAAGGGCTGATCTCTGACCGGGAGGCGGTTCTGCGGGTGCAGCCCGAACAGCTCGACCAGCTGCTGCACCCCTCCCTCGATCCCAGGGCGGCCAAGGACGTCATCGCCAAGGGACTGCCGGCCTCGCCCGGCGCCGTCAACGGCGAGGTGGTCTTCTCTGCCGATGAGGCCGAGGCGGCGGCGAAGATCGGTCTCAAGGTGATCCTGGTGCGCGTCGAGACCAGCCCCGAAGACATCCACGGCATGCACGCCGCCCAGGGAATTCTCACCGCCCGTGGCGGCATGACCTCGCACGCAGCGGTGGTCGCCCGCGGCATGGGCAAGTGCTGCGTCGCCGGCTGTGGCGACATCAAGGTCGACTACAAGTCTCAGCAGTTCGTCGCCCGTGGCGGCGTGGTGGTCAGGAAAGGGGACATCATCACCCTCGACGGTTCCACCGGCGAGGTGATGAAAGGGGCGGTGCCCACCGTCCAGCCGGCGCTGACCGGCGATTTCGGCACGCTCATGGAGTGGGTCGACAAGTTTCGCCGCCTGCGCGTACGCACCAATGCCGACACTCCCCACGACTCCAAGGTCGCCCGCGGTTTCGGCGCCGAAGGAATCGGCCTCTGCCGTACCGAGCACATGTTCTTCGAAGGGGAGCGGATCATGGCGGTGCGCGAGATGATTCTCGCCGACGACCTCGAAGGGCGTAAACGCGCCCTCTCCAAGATCCTGCCGATGCAGAAGGGGGACTTCCTCGGCATCTTCCGTGAGATGAAGGGGCTGCCGGTCACCATCCGCCTGCTCGACCCGCCCCTGCATGAGTTCCTGCCGCACACCGACAAGGATATCAATGAGCTGGCGGCGGTGATGAAGGTGCAGGCGGCCACCCTGAAGCACAAGGCCGAGTTCCTGCATGAGTTCAACCCGATGCTCGGCCACCGCGGCTGCCGCCTCGGCATCACCTTCCCCGAGATCTACGACATGCAGGTGCAGGCGATCATGGAAGCCGCCTGTGAACTGGTCAAGGAGGAGGGATACGAGATCGTCCCCGAGATCATGATTCCCCTGGTCGGCGAGGTGAAGGAACTGGCGATCCTGCGGACCAACGCGGTGCGCGTCGCCAACGAGGTGATCGGCCGCTACGGGGTCAAGGTGGAGTACCTGATCGGCACCATGATCGAACTGCCGCGGGCTGCCCTGACCGCCGACAAGATCGCCGCCGAGGCCGAGTTCTTCTCCTTCGGCACCAACGACCTGACCCAGACCACCTACGGCCTCTCCCGCGACGACGCCGGCAAGTTCCTCCCCTTCTACGTCGAGCGCGAGATTTTCCCCAGCGATCCTTTCGTCGCTCTCGACCAGGCGGGCGTCGGCCTGCTGGTGCAGATGGGGTGCGAGAAGGGCAGGGCGACCCGGCCGAAGATCAAGCTCGGCATCTGCGGCGAGCACGGCGGCGAGCCCTCCAGCGTCATCTTCTGCCACAAGATCGGCCTCGACTACGTCTCCTGCTCCCCCTTCCGCGTCCCCATTGCCCGTCTCGCGGCGGCGCATGCGGCGCTGCTGGAGAAGTAG
- the glyS gene encoding glycine--tRNA ligase subunit beta, giving the protein MSAELFLEIGTEEIPAGFLPVAMADLERLLRKELENARVRFGAVRTFATPRRLAIAVADVARLQERQELTVAGPSVKVAFDADGNPTKAAIGFARANGVEVAQLSTMETDKGAYIFVSKVEEGRPTADLLPEMLPRLIAGIPFKKSMRWKDLDIRFARPIHWLVALYDGFVVPFRYGNVESGNLSHGHRFMAPGPFPVRSLANWLEEAERHFVIPDPQKRQVIIAREIERAAHAAGGQVNPDEELLEEVAFLVEDPSPICGSFEEKYLELPRELLITTMREHQRYFTLTGQDGRLLPRFITISNTRVEDPEVVARGNERVLRARLSDAMFFWKEDQKVKLESRLEALKNVVYQARLGTSYEKVMRVRELAVGLADRFDPAVRELTERAALLAKCDLETGMVYEFPELQGVMGREYARLEGVDPRVCTAIYEHYLPVQAGGQLPSDNVGAFVSIADKIDTVCGCFGVGLIPTGTADPYALRRCAIGILNIILERGYRLSLPELVGRSVALLEAKLTRPAAEVNADVLNFFRQRFFNMLTSFGYPQDVVDAVLSASFDEPLDALERVKALADLKGHADFEPLAVAFKRVVNIIKGGVPASVEPGLFEADCERTLFETLGRVQAEVDKHIRAEDYPAALRAIATLRVPVDAFFDGVMVMANNEAVRTNRLALLTAVSRLFAGIADFSRIAD; this is encoded by the coding sequence ATGTCCGCTGAACTGTTTCTGGAAATAGGCACCGAAGAGATTCCGGCCGGTTTTCTGCCCGTCGCCATGGCCGACCTGGAGCGCCTGCTGCGCAAGGAGCTGGAGAATGCCCGCGTCCGCTTCGGCGCGGTGCGCACCTTCGCCACCCCGCGCCGGCTCGCCATCGCCGTGGCCGATGTGGCGCGTCTGCAGGAGCGGCAGGAGCTGACGGTGGCCGGCCCTTCGGTCAAGGTCGCCTTCGACGCCGACGGCAATCCGACCAAGGCAGCCATCGGGTTTGCTCGGGCCAATGGCGTCGAGGTCGCGCAACTCTCCACCATGGAGACCGACAAGGGGGCCTACATCTTCGTCTCCAAGGTGGAGGAGGGGCGACCCACTGCCGACCTGCTGCCGGAAATGCTGCCGCGGCTCATTGCCGGCATTCCCTTCAAGAAGTCGATGCGCTGGAAGGACCTGGATATTCGCTTTGCCCGGCCGATCCACTGGCTCGTCGCCCTCTACGATGGCTTCGTCGTCCCCTTCCGTTACGGCAACGTCGAAAGCGGCAACCTCTCGCACGGCCACCGCTTCATGGCGCCCGGGCCGTTTCCGGTGCGCAGCCTCGCGAACTGGCTGGAGGAGGCCGAGCGCCATTTCGTCATCCCCGATCCGCAGAAGCGCCAGGTGATTATCGCCCGTGAGATCGAGCGCGCCGCCCATGCCGCCGGCGGCCAGGTCAATCCCGACGAGGAACTGCTCGAAGAGGTCGCCTTCCTGGTGGAGGACCCCAGCCCGATCTGCGGCTCCTTCGAGGAAAAGTATCTCGAACTCCCCCGCGAGCTGCTGATCACCACCATGCGCGAGCACCAGCGCTACTTCACCCTGACCGGTCAGGACGGCCGGCTGCTGCCGCGCTTCATCACCATTTCCAACACCCGGGTCGAGGATCCGGAGGTCGTGGCGCGGGGCAACGAGCGGGTGCTGCGGGCCCGCCTCTCCGATGCCATGTTTTTCTGGAAGGAAGACCAGAAGGTCAAGCTGGAGAGCCGCCTCGAGGCGCTGAAAAACGTCGTTTACCAAGCCAGACTGGGGACCAGCTACGAAAAGGTCATGCGCGTCCGCGAACTGGCGGTCGGGCTCGCCGACCGCTTCGATCCGGCGGTCCGGGAGCTGACCGAGCGGGCGGCGCTGCTGGCCAAATGCGACCTGGAGACGGGCATGGTCTACGAGTTCCCCGAACTGCAGGGGGTCATGGGGCGCGAATACGCCCGCCTCGAGGGGGTGGATCCGCGCGTCTGCACGGCGATCTACGAGCACTACCTGCCGGTGCAGGCCGGCGGCCAGCTCCCCTCGGACAACGTCGGCGCCTTCGTCTCCATCGCCGACAAGATCGACACCGTCTGCGGCTGCTTCGGTGTCGGCCTCATTCCGACCGGCACCGCCGACCCCTATGCCCTGCGCCGCTGCGCCATCGGCATCCTCAATATCATCCTCGAGCGCGGTTACCGCCTCTCGCTGCCCGAACTGGTGGGGCGCAGCGTCGCCCTGCTCGAAGCGAAGCTGACCCGCCCGGCCGCCGAGGTGAACGCCGACGTGCTGAACTTCTTCCGCCAGCGCTTCTTCAACATGCTCACCTCCTTCGGTTATCCGCAGGACGTGGTCGACGCCGTCCTTTCCGCCTCCTTCGACGAGCCCCTGGACGCTCTGGAACGGGTCAAGGCGCTGGCCGACCTCAAAGGGCACGCCGACTTCGAGCCGCTGGCGGTTGCCTTCAAGCGGGTGGTCAACATCATCAAGGGCGGGGTTCCGGCCAGCGTCGAGCCGGGCCTGTTCGAAGCCGACTGTGAACGGACCCTGTTCGAGACTCTGGGGCGGGTTCAGGCAGAGGTCGATAAGCACATCCGGGCCGAGGACTATCCCGCGGCGCTGCGCGCCATCGCCACCCTGCGGGTGCCGGTGGACGCCTTCTTCGACGGTGTCATGGTCATGGCCAACAACGAGGCGGTCCGAACCAACCGCCTGGCGCTGCTCACCGCCGTTTCCCGGCTCTTCGCCGGGATCGCCGATTTTTCCAGGATTGCCGACTGA
- the glyQ gene encoding glycine--tRNA ligase subunit alpha, translating into MSDGGNVTFQELILALQNYWARQGCIIQQPYDVEKGAGTFNPATFLRVLGPEPWNVAYVEPSRRPTDGRYGENPNRLQHYYQFQVIMKPSPMNIQDLYLDSLRSFGINPAQHDIRFVEDDWESPTLGAWGLGWEVWLDGMEITQFTYFQQAGGIDLKPVAGEITYGCERIAMYLQGVDNVYDLEWVKGVKYGDVHHQSEVEFSTYNFEEADVAMLLNLFNMYEKECVRLVEKGLVLPAYDYVMKCSHSFNMLDARGAISVTERASYIGRVRNVARLCAEGYVAQREKMGFPLLKK; encoded by the coding sequence ATGAGCGACGGAGGCAACGTGACCTTTCAAGAGCTGATTCTCGCATTGCAGAACTACTGGGCCAGACAGGGCTGCATCATCCAGCAGCCGTACGACGTGGAGAAGGGGGCCGGCACCTTCAACCCCGCCACCTTCCTGCGCGTGCTCGGCCCCGAGCCCTGGAACGTCGCCTACGTCGAGCCTTCGCGGCGCCCCACCGACGGCCGTTACGGGGAGAACCCCAACCGGCTGCAGCACTACTACCAGTTCCAGGTGATCATGAAGCCGTCGCCGATGAACATCCAGGACCTCTACCTCGACTCCCTCCGAAGCTTCGGCATCAATCCCGCCCAGCACGACATCCGTTTCGTCGAGGACGACTGGGAGTCGCCGACCCTCGGTGCCTGGGGGCTGGGCTGGGAAGTCTGGCTCGACGGCATGGAGATCACCCAGTTCACCTACTTCCAGCAGGCCGGCGGCATCGACCTCAAGCCGGTGGCCGGCGAGATCACCTACGGCTGCGAGCGCATCGCCATGTACCTGCAGGGGGTCGACAACGTCTACGATCTGGAGTGGGTCAAGGGCGTCAAGTACGGCGACGTCCATCACCAGAGCGAGGTGGAATTTTCCACCTATAATTTCGAGGAAGCCGATGTCGCCATGCTCCTCAACCTGTTCAACATGTACGAGAAGGAGTGCGTGCGCCTGGTCGAAAAGGGCCTGGTGCTGCCTGCCTACGACTACGTGATGAAATGTTCCCACTCGTTCAACATGCTCGATGCCCGCGGCGCCATCTCGGTCACCGAGCGCGCTTCCTACATCGGCCGGGTACGCAATGTGGCCCGCCTGTGCGCCGAAGGGTATGTCGCCCAGCGGGAGAAGATGGGTTTTCCGCTGCTGAAGAAATGA